The following coding sequences are from one Candidatus Acidiferrales bacterium window:
- a CDS encoding thiazole synthase, which produces MSTGTVSHNEDSLVIAGRAFRSRLIVGTGKYRSLPEMARAHEASGAEMVTVAVRRVNLSDRAKESLLDYIDRQKLFILPNTAGCYTADDAIRAARLGREAGLSEWVKLEVIGDEQTLFPETEELIRATKALVKEGFIVLPYTNDDLIVARKLIDAGAAAVMPLGAPIGSGMGIQNLANLRILRERITEVPLIVDAGVGTASDAAVAMELGADGVLMNTAIAGAQDAVLMAEAMRAAVEAGRKAFLAGRIAKKLYATASSPLSGVVR; this is translated from the coding sequence ATGTCCACAGGAACCGTAAGCCACAATGAAGATAGTCTCGTCATCGCCGGACGCGCGTTTCGCTCGCGCCTGATCGTCGGCACGGGAAAATATCGCAGCCTGCCGGAAATGGCCCGTGCCCACGAAGCCTCCGGCGCCGAGATGGTCACCGTCGCCGTCCGCCGTGTGAACTTATCGGATCGCGCCAAGGAATCGTTGCTCGATTATATTGATCGCCAGAAGCTCTTCATTCTTCCCAACACAGCGGGCTGTTACACCGCTGACGACGCGATTCGCGCCGCGCGTCTTGGCCGCGAAGCGGGGCTCTCCGAATGGGTCAAGCTCGAAGTTATCGGCGACGAGCAGACGCTGTTTCCCGAAACCGAAGAATTAATCCGCGCTACAAAGGCGCTGGTCAAAGAAGGCTTCATCGTTCTGCCGTACACAAATGACGACCTGATCGTCGCCCGCAAGCTCATCGACGCAGGCGCTGCCGCCGTGATGCCGCTCGGCGCGCCCATCGGTTCCGGGATGGGCATCCAAAATCTGGCGAATCTTCGCATCCTGCGCGAACGCATCACGGAAGTTCCACTGATTGTTGACGCGGGCGTCGGCACAGCATCTGATGCCGCCGTCGCCATGGAGCTTGGCGCCGATGGCGTGCTGATGAACACAGCCATCGCTGGCGCTCAGGATGCCGTTCTCATGGCCGAAGCCATGCGCGCCGCCGTCGAAGCTGGCCGCAAAGCGTTCCTCGCCGGTCGCATCGCGAAAAAACTGTACGCCACGGCTTCGAGCCCTCTCTCCGGCGTCGTGCGCTAG
- a CDS encoding long-chain fatty acid--CoA ligase — protein MMSGPGNYPSLTKLFLDAAGQYPNPRAQIYRVSEGNWQAHSSAEMLRRVAGLAKALSTLGVRSGDRVGIFAPNSAEWHIADFAILGLGAVDVPIYYNESPDRLEYIWNDAGVKVAIVSAGVQEEKIAASRSKIPALEKIIVCGGSAPPRGDFLDYAALIASANDSDIAAYRASAALVQPGQLATLIYTSGTTGEPKGVMLTHSNLSSNSIDATSTIGYFRDDLQLSFLPLSHVYERIFDYTALFHGVSIAYLDKIDDLAKALLEIRPTIAAAVPRVFEKSYANILAKGHEEKGIRRKIFDWAIRVASAASRWKAYGEKPSLSLKLQWSIANRLVYSKIRAGVGGNLRFFYSGGAPLERGLAEFFWTIGLPLYQGYGLTESSPVISTNTPQANKVGTVGPPIRNCEVKIAEDGEIFARGPNIMRGYYNKPDATRDALSSDGWLRTGDVGHLDADGFLVITDRKKELIKTAAGKFVAPAPIENKLKTSRFISNAMVVGDRRKFCSVLIVPNAAAIQDYARAQNVNLSAGAICTDPWVHRLIESELAHLTESFAQYERPKRFALIEKDFTFADGELTHTLKLKRRVVEARYRDVIESLYADLEEPRPQSGRRA, from the coding sequence ATGATGAGCGGCCCCGGCAATTACCCATCGTTGACAAAGTTATTTCTCGACGCGGCCGGCCAGTACCCGAATCCTCGCGCCCAGATCTATCGCGTGTCAGAAGGGAACTGGCAGGCGCATTCCTCCGCTGAAATGCTGCGTCGAGTCGCGGGTCTGGCGAAGGCGCTCAGCACGCTGGGCGTGCGAAGCGGTGATCGTGTCGGAATCTTCGCGCCCAATTCCGCCGAATGGCACATCGCCGATTTCGCCATCCTCGGCCTCGGCGCGGTGGATGTTCCAATCTATTACAATGAATCTCCGGATCGCCTCGAATACATCTGGAACGACGCTGGCGTTAAGGTTGCAATCGTTTCCGCGGGTGTGCAGGAAGAAAAAATCGCCGCCTCTCGCAGCAAAATTCCTGCGCTGGAGAAGATCATCGTCTGCGGCGGCTCCGCGCCTCCGCGTGGAGATTTTCTTGACTACGCTGCGCTCATCGCCAGCGCCAATGACAGCGACATCGCCGCTTACCGCGCCAGCGCTGCTCTCGTGCAGCCCGGCCAGCTCGCGACGCTGATTTACACGTCAGGCACGACCGGCGAACCGAAAGGAGTGATGCTGACGCATTCGAATCTCTCTTCCAACTCCATCGATGCTACTTCGACCATCGGCTATTTCCGCGACGATCTGCAGCTTTCCTTTTTGCCGCTTTCTCACGTCTATGAACGCATCTTCGACTACACCGCGTTATTCCACGGCGTCAGCATCGCTTATCTCGATAAAATCGATGATCTGGCCAAGGCTTTGCTCGAAATCCGTCCCACCATCGCCGCCGCCGTCCCGCGCGTCTTCGAAAAAAGTTACGCCAACATTCTCGCCAAGGGCCATGAGGAGAAGGGAATCCGCCGCAAAATTTTCGACTGGGCCATTCGCGTGGCTTCGGCCGCTTCGCGATGGAAGGCTTACGGCGAAAAGCCATCCTTGTCCCTGAAGCTCCAATGGAGCATCGCCAATCGCCTCGTTTACTCCAAAATTCGCGCCGGCGTCGGCGGCAATTTGCGTTTTTTCTATTCAGGCGGCGCTCCGCTCGAGCGTGGTCTGGCGGAGTTTTTCTGGACCATCGGCCTGCCGCTTTATCAGGGCTACGGCCTGACGGAATCTTCGCCCGTAATTTCCACAAATACGCCCCAGGCCAACAAGGTCGGCACGGTCGGTCCGCCAATCCGCAATTGCGAAGTAAAAATCGCTGAGGATGGCGAAATTTTTGCCCGCGGCCCGAACATCATGCGCGGCTACTACAATAAGCCCGATGCCACGCGCGATGCGCTCTCTTCCGATGGCTGGCTTCGCACCGGCGACGTCGGCCATCTCGACGCGGATGGTTTTCTTGTGATCACCGACCGCAAAAAAGAGTTAATCAAGACCGCTGCCGGAAAATTCGTCGCTCCCGCGCCCATCGAAAACAAATTGAAAACCAGCCGATTTATTTCCAACGCCATGGTCGTCGGCGACCGCCGGAAATTCTGCTCCGTGCTGATTGTGCCCAATGCGGCTGCGATTCAGGACTACGCCCGCGCGCAAAACGTCAATCTCTCCGCCGGCGCGATTTGCACCGATCCCTGGGTGCATCGGCTGATCGAAAGCGAACTCGCTCACCTCACCGAAAGCTTCGCGCAATATGAGAGACCCAAGCGCTTTGCGCTCATCGAAAAGGATTTCACATTCGCTGACGGCGAGCTGACGCACACGCTGAAATTGAAGCGCCGCGTCGTGGAAGCGCGCTATCGCGATGTCATCGAATCCCTTTACGCCGATCTCGAGGAGCCGCGTCCGCAATCTGGCCGTCGAGCCTGA
- the hutU gene encoding urocanate hydratase: protein MAKLAIEERTGYQPMRAPRGTAISCKGWQQEAALRMLMNNLDPEVGERPEDLVVYGGRGKAARNWDCFHAIVNSLRSLENDETLLVQSGKPVGIFRTHSYAPRVLIANSNLVGHWDDWKHFNELERAGLMMYGQMTAGSWIYIGTQGILQGTYETFAAAARKHFGANADLSGKLVVSGGMGGMGGAQPLAATLNGAAFLGIEVDPERIKKRLKTGYCDVMVNSLDEALRILKNAVRKREATSVGLIGNCADLIPELAKRGVVPDLLTDQTSAHDPIGGYIPQGLTLEEAKELRERDPETYRRRAMESMAKHVEGMLELQKMGAVTFDYGNNIRTMAFEQGVKNAYDFPGFVPAYIRPLFCEGRGPFRWAALSGEASDIYRTDQLVLELFPQNESLCRWIQLAQKRVHFQGLPARICWLGYGERDKFGVAMNDLVARGELKAPIVIGRDHLDCGSVASPYRETESMRDGSDAVADWPMLNAMLNTASGASWVSIHDGGGVGVGYAVHAGQVTVADGTKEMASRIERVLTNDPGIGVARHADAGYTEAIDFAKKKNVRVPML from the coding sequence ATGGCGAAGCTGGCCATCGAAGAGCGAACCGGTTATCAGCCAATGCGCGCGCCGCGCGGAACGGCAATCTCCTGCAAGGGCTGGCAGCAGGAAGCCGCGTTGCGCATGTTGATGAACAACCTCGATCCGGAAGTCGGCGAGCGGCCGGAAGACTTGGTCGTTTATGGCGGACGCGGAAAAGCCGCGCGGAACTGGGATTGCTTTCACGCGATTGTGAACTCGCTTCGCAGCCTCGAAAACGACGAGACGCTTCTGGTGCAGTCCGGCAAGCCCGTCGGGATTTTCCGCACGCACTCCTATGCGCCGCGCGTGCTGATTGCGAATTCGAACCTTGTGGGCCACTGGGACGACTGGAAGCATTTTAATGAACTCGAGCGCGCGGGTCTGATGATGTACGGACAGATGACTGCGGGAAGCTGGATTTACATTGGCACACAGGGGATTTTGCAGGGGACGTACGAGACGTTCGCCGCTGCAGCGCGAAAGCATTTTGGCGCGAATGCGGATCTTTCCGGAAAACTGGTTGTCAGCGGCGGCATGGGCGGTATGGGCGGCGCGCAGCCGCTGGCGGCGACGTTGAACGGCGCGGCGTTTCTCGGTATTGAAGTCGATCCCGAGCGCATCAAGAAACGCCTGAAGACCGGCTATTGCGATGTGATGGTGAACTCGCTCGACGAGGCGCTGCGCATTTTGAAAAATGCCGTGCGCAAGCGCGAAGCGACGTCCGTTGGACTGATCGGAAATTGCGCGGATTTGATTCCAGAACTGGCAAAACGCGGCGTCGTGCCCGATCTGCTGACCGACCAAACCAGCGCGCATGATCCGATCGGCGGTTACATTCCGCAAGGCCTGACGCTCGAGGAAGCGAAAGAGCTGCGCGAGCGAGATCCTGAAACTTATCGCCGGCGCGCGATGGAGTCGATGGCGAAGCACGTCGAAGGAATGCTCGAGCTGCAAAAAATGGGCGCGGTGACATTCGATTACGGCAATAACATTCGCACCATGGCGTTCGAGCAGGGCGTGAAAAATGCATACGATTTCCCGGGATTCGTGCCGGCATATATACGGCCGCTTTTCTGCGAAGGACGCGGACCATTTCGCTGGGCGGCGCTCTCCGGCGAGGCTTCGGACATTTACCGGACGGATCAGCTCGTGCTGGAACTGTTTCCGCAAAACGAATCTCTTTGCCGATGGATCCAACTGGCGCAGAAGCGCGTTCATTTTCAGGGACTGCCGGCGCGCATCTGCTGGCTTGGCTATGGAGAACGCGACAAGTTTGGCGTGGCGATGAATGATCTCGTGGCGCGCGGCGAGCTGAAAGCGCCGATTGTGATTGGCCGCGATCATCTCGATTGCGGCTCGGTCGCTTCGCCCTATCGCGAGACGGAAAGCATGCGCGACGGCTCTGACGCCGTGGCCGACTGGCCGATGCTCAATGCGATGCTGAATACGGCGAGCGGCGCAAGTTGGGTTTCGATTCACGATGGCGGCGGCGTGGGAGTCGGCTATGCGGTGCACGCCGGACAAGTCACCGTCGCCGATGGCACAAAGGAAATGGCCTCGCGCATCGAGCGCGTTCTGACCAATGATCCGGGTATCGGCGTGGCGCGGCATGCGGATGCGGGTTATACCGAGGCGATCGATTTCGCGAAGAAGAAAAACGTCCGAGTTCCGATGCTCTGA
- a CDS encoding NmrA family NAD(P)-binding protein yields MIVITGATGNTGSPAAEALLTAGEKIRAIGRDAAKLERFKAKGAEAFVANVENAEEMARAFDGADAVYLVIPQALQREDFRAYQGRISDAYASAARRSGVKYAVVLSSIGGQHAAGTGPVVGLHEMEEKLNGIAGLNLLHLHPASFMENFLMSIEGIRMMNALPGAAPAEAPQPIVATKDIGLYAAKRLASRNFSGHSTQELLGPRDITMKDAASIIGRAIGRPHLAYVQLPLIVLESALTGLGLPKSSAALLIELWNGGNKGLLAPQEPRSQENTTATTLEQFAEETFAPQYQRRAAGA; encoded by the coding sequence ATGATCGTAATCACAGGAGCCACGGGAAATACAGGGAGTCCGGCGGCGGAGGCGCTGCTGACTGCGGGAGAAAAGATTCGCGCCATCGGACGAGACGCGGCGAAGCTCGAACGGTTCAAAGCGAAGGGCGCTGAAGCGTTTGTAGCCAACGTCGAAAATGCGGAGGAGATGGCGCGCGCCTTCGACGGAGCGGACGCTGTCTACCTGGTGATTCCCCAGGCACTGCAGCGCGAAGATTTCCGCGCGTATCAGGGGCGCATCAGCGATGCATACGCCTCTGCCGCGCGTAGATCCGGCGTGAAATATGCCGTCGTGCTCTCCAGCATTGGTGGGCAGCATGCAGCGGGAACCGGCCCCGTCGTCGGGCTGCACGAAATGGAGGAAAAGTTGAATGGCATCGCCGGCCTCAACCTTCTGCATCTTCACCCGGCATCGTTTATGGAGAATTTTCTGATGAGCATCGAAGGGATTCGCATGATGAACGCCCTTCCGGGCGCGGCTCCCGCCGAAGCTCCACAACCCATCGTCGCAACCAAAGATATTGGCCTTTACGCAGCGAAGCGGCTGGCGAGCCGGAACTTTTCTGGGCATTCGACGCAAGAACTCCTTGGTCCGCGCGATATCACGATGAAGGACGCAGCCAGCATTATCGGCCGGGCGATCGGCAGGCCACATCTGGCTTACGTTCAATTGCCACTGATCGTGCTGGAATCGGCGCTGACTGGCTTGGGCCTTCCAAAGAGTTCCGCCGCCCTCTTGATTGAACTGTGGAACGGCGGAAACAAGGGACTGCTTGCGCCGCAGGAGCCGCGTTCGCAAGAAAACACGACGGCGACAACGCTCGAGCAGTTCGCCGAAGAAACCTTCGCTCCGCAATATCAACGCCGCGCCGCCGGCGCTTAG
- a CDS encoding tetratricopeptide repeat protein, with the protein MQRITRYRFLCVSLFLAVSISVVNAAPRPGSSPRSRRAAQTSSLGAVNFAISCDPAVQVTFNQALALLHSFQYQQAEQTFTQVAQQDPTCAMAYWGKAMSLYHQLWDWPSDATLKEGFQDTMQAQKLRAKTERERMYIVAAGVFFQDNPNLSKAARIKAYSDWMNRIFTKYPDDVDAGAFYALSLITLQGKGEDETANREAAIAILNKLFVVAPNHPGVAHYLIHAADTPELAPQGLDAARRYAKIAPDSSHALHMPSHIFVRLGLWQEAIQSNIAAAAAAAEATKAGNADPSYQFHAMDFLDYAYLQSGQSAKAEDVVSELKNVPGAVADEHVDVSVPRMLLKSESVAQNTAWLTARNAYELHQWKEAAALPVGEDNGALEITYFVKTVGAARMGDAAAAEQNFAKYKEAVASSQKQAAGYSVASSDTIGEQEAAGWVAFAEGKSAEALTAIRTAAAQEEKEGVDSLSTPAREMLGDMLLEMKRPADALAAYKTALAESPNRFNALYGAAQAAQLAGNATEARGYLAKLVKVCSPDADRPELQIAREEVAKK; encoded by the coding sequence ATGCAGCGGATCACACGGTATCGTTTTCTCTGCGTATCGCTGTTTCTCGCCGTCTCCATTTCTGTCGTGAACGCAGCGCCCCGCCCGGGAAGCTCTCCGCGTTCTCGCAGAGCGGCGCAGACGAGCAGCCTCGGTGCAGTCAATTTCGCCATTTCCTGCGATCCCGCCGTGCAGGTGACATTTAATCAAGCGCTCGCGCTGCTGCATTCCTTCCAATACCAGCAGGCCGAGCAAACCTTCACGCAAGTGGCGCAGCAAGATCCCACTTGTGCGATGGCCTATTGGGGCAAGGCCATGTCGCTTTACCACCAGCTTTGGGATTGGCCAAGTGACGCTACGCTCAAAGAAGGTTTTCAGGACACCATGCAGGCTCAGAAGCTTCGCGCGAAGACTGAGCGCGAGCGCATGTACATCGTCGCTGCCGGAGTTTTCTTCCAGGACAACCCCAATTTGAGCAAAGCCGCGCGCATCAAGGCATATTCGGATTGGATGAATCGCATCTTCACGAAATATCCCGATGACGTCGACGCGGGTGCGTTCTATGCTCTTTCGCTGATCACTTTGCAGGGCAAGGGCGAGGATGAAACCGCGAATCGTGAAGCAGCCATCGCTATTCTCAACAAGCTCTTCGTGGTCGCGCCGAATCACCCCGGTGTCGCTCACTATCTGATTCATGCCGCGGATACACCAGAACTTGCGCCGCAGGGACTCGATGCCGCGCGTCGCTATGCGAAAATCGCTCCCGACTCTTCCCACGCGCTGCACATGCCTTCGCACATTTTTGTGCGCCTCGGCCTGTGGCAGGAAGCCATTCAATCCAACATCGCTGCCGCGGCCGCAGCCGCTGAGGCAACGAAAGCGGGCAACGCAGACCCGAGTTATCAATTCCACGCCATGGATTTCCTTGACTACGCGTACTTGCAGAGCGGGCAGTCTGCCAAAGCGGAGGATGTTGTCAGCGAATTGAAAAATGTGCCGGGTGCTGTTGCCGACGAGCATGTTGATGTTTCCGTGCCGCGAATGCTGTTGAAATCTGAGAGTGTTGCACAGAATACCGCATGGCTGACAGCTCGAAATGCATACGAGTTGCACCAGTGGAAGGAAGCGGCGGCGCTTCCGGTTGGCGAGGATAACGGCGCGCTGGAAATCACATATTTTGTGAAGACAGTTGGCGCGGCACGCATGGGTGACGCGGCGGCTGCGGAGCAGAATTTTGCAAAGTACAAGGAAGCGGTGGCGAGTTCCCAGAAGCAGGCCGCCGGCTACAGTGTGGCTTCGAGCGACACCATAGGCGAGCAGGAAGCGGCGGGCTGGGTAGCGTTCGCCGAAGGGAAAAGCGCAGAGGCGCTAACGGCGATACGTACGGCTGCTGCGCAGGAGGAAAAGGAGGGAGTGGACTCACTGTCGACTCCCGCGCGCGAAATGCTCGGCGACATGCTTCTGGAAATGAAACGCCCGGCCGATGCGCTGGCGGCTTATAAGACCGCACTTGCCGAGTCGCCGAATCGCTTTAACGCGCTCTATGGCGCGGCGCAAGCGGCACAGCTTGCCGGAAACGCGACGGAAGCGCGGGGATACTTGGCGAAGCTGGTGAAGGTTTGCAGCCCAGATGCGGATCGCCCGGAGCTTCAGATCGCGCGCGAAGAAGTGGCAAAGAAATAA
- a CDS encoding D-aminoacylase → MKRRMMAVAFVAMASVAAIVFGFASARWTRAQNAAVASAEYDIVIHNGHIIDGTGSPWYAGDVGIRDGHIAAIGDLSDARAKETIDAAGRVVAPGFVDMLGQSEITMLVDPHLPSKIFQGITTEITGEGDTVGPQTDATLGQMQPQCQHYGITCDWHTMSEYFARLQKQGMGINLGTYVGATQVRRVVIGEDDVKATPEQLDKMKELVAEAMREGAMGLSSALEYPPAPYASTDELIALASVSAQYGGIYATHMRNEGDGEMAALEETERIAREAHTGVEIFHLKAAGKPNWGKMPQVVAFLDKARSEGLDISADTYAYTAWENDLAAYTPPWANNGGDAKLIARLQDPATRARIRKDMVTPTKEWDNEWQEVAGPQGIMIATVDNRDLLNLQGKTIAEIAQMWHEDPIDAILDLIIKDKARTYVVTFGMSEPDVQLTLKQPWVSVDNDASGASPTGILGQDHPHPRAYGTFPRILRKYVREEHLLTLPDAIRKFSALAAQREHLTDRGVLKKGMWADVVVFDPAKVRDTSTYENPNQLAVGMDYVLVNGVPVIADGKMTNALPGKVLYGPGYTGRAQ, encoded by the coding sequence ATGAAGCGCAGGATGATGGCAGTGGCGTTCGTTGCGATGGCTAGCGTGGCAGCGATTGTGTTTGGATTTGCATCCGCGAGATGGACGCGTGCGCAGAATGCGGCGGTCGCCTCGGCAGAATACGACATCGTAATCCACAACGGGCACATCATCGACGGCACAGGCTCGCCGTGGTATGCGGGAGACGTCGGGATACGCGACGGCCATATCGCGGCGATTGGCGACCTTTCGGACGCGCGCGCAAAGGAGACCATTGATGCAGCAGGCCGCGTCGTCGCTCCCGGATTCGTCGACATGCTCGGCCAGTCGGAGATCACCATGCTGGTGGATCCGCACCTTCCGTCGAAGATTTTCCAGGGAATTACCACGGAGATTACCGGCGAGGGCGACACGGTCGGGCCGCAGACGGATGCAACTCTTGGGCAGATGCAGCCACAATGCCAGCACTACGGGATTACGTGCGATTGGCACACGATGAGCGAGTATTTTGCGCGCCTGCAAAAGCAGGGTATGGGAATCAATCTCGGCACATACGTCGGCGCGACGCAGGTCCGCCGAGTCGTCATCGGCGAGGACGATGTGAAAGCCACGCCAGAGCAGCTTGACAAGATGAAAGAGCTGGTGGCGGAGGCGATGCGCGAAGGCGCAATGGGACTGTCGAGCGCGCTGGAATATCCGCCGGCGCCATACGCTTCGACGGATGAACTGATCGCGCTCGCGTCGGTGAGCGCACAGTACGGTGGCATCTACGCGACGCACATGCGCAATGAAGGCGATGGTGAAATGGCTGCGCTCGAAGAGACGGAGCGCATCGCGCGCGAAGCGCATACGGGCGTCGAGATTTTTCATTTGAAGGCCGCCGGAAAGCCGAATTGGGGGAAGATGCCGCAAGTTGTCGCGTTCCTGGATAAAGCGCGCAGCGAAGGGCTGGACATCAGCGCGGATACATACGCCTACACAGCTTGGGAAAATGACCTGGCTGCCTACACTCCGCCGTGGGCAAATAATGGCGGTGACGCGAAGTTGATTGCTCGCTTGCAAGATCCCGCAACGCGCGCGCGAATTCGCAAAGACATGGTGACTCCGACGAAAGAGTGGGACAACGAATGGCAAGAGGTCGCCGGGCCGCAGGGAATCATGATTGCGACTGTGGACAACCGCGACTTATTGAATTTGCAGGGGAAGACCATCGCGGAAATCGCACAGATGTGGCATGAAGATCCGATTGATGCGATCCTGGATTTAATCATCAAAGATAAAGCGAGAACGTATGTCGTGACATTCGGCATGAGCGAACCGGACGTGCAATTAACGCTCAAACAGCCGTGGGTGTCGGTGGATAACGACGCGTCGGGGGCGTCGCCGACGGGAATTTTGGGCCAGGACCATCCGCATCCGCGCGCCTATGGAACGTTTCCGCGCATCCTGCGGAAATATGTGCGCGAGGAGCATTTGCTGACGCTGCCGGACGCCATCCGCAAATTTTCGGCGCTCGCGGCGCAGCGCGAGCATCTGACGGATCGCGGCGTGCTGAAGAAAGGAATGTGGGCGGATGTCGTGGTGTTTGATCCCGCGAAGGTGCGGGACACGTCAACCTATGAGAATCCCAACCAGCTCGCCGTTGGAATGGATTACGTGCTTGTGAATGGCGTGCCGGTGATTGCGGATGGCAAAATGACCAACGCGCTGCCGGGCAAGGTCCTTTATGGCCCCGGCTACACAGGACGCGCGCAATAG
- the hutI gene encoding imidazolonepropionase, translated as MHSPHAETSWLITNCCEILTLRGKAPKRGRDLADTGLVRDGAILVREGRIAAIGPRRRIEALRDSRRARKLDLGGRVVVPGFVDSHTHFIFAASRAAEYEQRIGGATYEQIARAGGGIANSVLRLRKSSSDDLKSRARAHLAQFAAHGTTTVEAKSGYGLDWESERKILAALRELGNEQPIEIVRTFLGAHVVPPEFRGRADAYVELLCKEWIPKVAAENLAEFCDVYCDRGAFTVAQSRRIFTAARACGLGLRVHAEQLARTGAARLAVELNAASADHLEKISSSDIRALARSNVACTLLPGCCFHLGLAHYGPARKLIEAGAIVGIATDFNPGTSPTLSMPMILSLACTQMRMTPAEAIAAATINAAYSLGRHDGIGSLEVGKFADFAAFDVADYREIPYYFGVNHCWLTMKRGQVIYSRR; from the coding sequence ATGCACAGTCCGCACGCGGAAACGTCCTGGCTTATAACCAACTGCTGCGAAATTCTGACGCTTCGCGGCAAAGCGCCGAAGCGCGGGCGCGATCTCGCCGATACCGGGCTGGTTCGCGATGGCGCGATACTCGTTCGCGAGGGACGCATTGCTGCGATTGGGCCGCGCCGCCGCATCGAAGCGCTGCGCGATTCGCGCCGTGCGCGCAAGCTGGACCTGGGCGGACGCGTAGTTGTCCCCGGTTTCGTTGACTCGCACACGCATTTCATTTTTGCCGCGTCGCGCGCCGCGGAATATGAGCAGCGCATCGGTGGCGCGACGTACGAACAGATTGCGCGCGCCGGCGGAGGGATCGCGAACAGCGTCCTCCGGCTGCGCAAGAGTTCGTCGGATGATTTGAAATCGCGCGCGCGAGCCCATCTCGCGCAGTTTGCCGCGCATGGCACAACGACGGTCGAAGCGAAATCGGGCTACGGCCTCGATTGGGAAAGCGAGCGCAAGATTCTCGCGGCGCTGCGCGAACTCGGCAATGAACAGCCCATCGAAATTGTGCGCACGTTTCTCGGCGCGCACGTTGTGCCCCCGGAATTTCGCGGCCGTGCCGATGCGTATGTCGAATTGCTATGCAAAGAGTGGATTCCGAAGGTTGCCGCTGAAAATCTCGCGGAATTTTGCGATGTTTATTGCGACCGCGGAGCTTTCACGGTCGCGCAATCTCGCCGCATTTTCACTGCGGCGCGTGCCTGCGGACTTGGTTTGCGCGTGCACGCGGAGCAGCTCGCGCGCACCGGCGCCGCGCGGCTTGCCGTGGAATTGAACGCTGCAAGCGCCGACCATCTGGAAAAAATATCCTCCAGCGACATACGCGCCCTCGCTCGCTCGAACGTCGCCTGCACGCTGCTTCCCGGCTGCTGCTTTCATCTCGGCTTGGCGCATTATGGACCGGCGCGAAAGCTGATCGAGGCCGGTGCCATCGTCGGGATTGCCACGGATTTCAATCCCGGCACGAGCCCCACGCTTTCGATGCCGATGATCCTCTCGCTTGCGTGCACGCAAATGCGCATGACTCCCGCCGAAGCCATTGCCGCTGCAACTATCAATGCCGCGTATTCGCTCGGACGCCACGACGGCATCGGCTCGCTCGAAGTTGGCAAGTTCGCCGATTTTGCTGCCTTCGATGTGGCCGACTACCGCGAGATACCCTATTATTTTGGCGTGAACCATTGCTGGCTGACGATGAAGCGCGGCCAAGTCATTTACTCGCGGAGGTAA